A single window of Flavobacterium sp. 140616W15 DNA harbors:
- the rpsN gene encoding 30S ribosomal protein S14 — protein sequence MAKESMKAREVKREKTVAKYAEKRKALKEAGDFEGLQKLPKNASPVRLHNRCKLTGRPRGYIRQFGISRVTFREMANNGLIPGVKKASW from the coding sequence ATGGCTAAAGAATCAATGAAAGCCCGTGAGGTGAAAAGAGAGAAAACGGTAGCTAAGTATGCTGAGAAAAGAAAAGCTTTGAAAGAAGCTGGAGATTTTGAAGGTTTACAAAAATTACCTAAAAATGCTTCACCAGTTCGTTTGCACAACCGTTGTAAATTAACAGGTAGACCAAGAGGTTATATTCGTCAATTTGGTATTTCACGTGTAACTTTCCGTGAGATGGCTAATAATGGATTAATTCCTGGAGTTAAAAAGGCGTCTTGGTAA
- the rplE gene encoding 50S ribosomal protein L5, translating to MAYTPRLKEEYKSRVISALKEEFGYTNVMQVPKLEKIVLSRGVGAAVSDKKLIDYAVDELTKITGQKAVSTISKKDVASFKLRKGMPIGAKVTLRGERMYEFLDRLITSALPRVRDFSGIKATGFDGRGNYNLGVLEQIIFPEIDIDKVNKISGMDITFVTTAQTDKEAKSLLAELGLPFKKN from the coding sequence ATGGCATATACACCTAGACTAAAAGAAGAATATAAGAGTAGAGTAATCTCTGCTCTTAAAGAGGAATTCGGATACACAAACGTAATGCAAGTTCCTAAATTGGAAAAAATCGTTTTGAGCCGTGGAGTTGGTGCAGCTGTATCTGATAAAAAACTTATTGACTATGCAGTTGATGAGTTAACAAAGATCACTGGACAGAAAGCAGTATCTACTATTTCAAAGAAAGACGTTGCGTCATTCAAATTGAGAAAAGGGATGCCGATTGGTGCAAAAGTTACTTTACGTGGTGAAAGAATGTATGAGTTTTTAGATAGACTTATTACTTCTGCTTTACCACGTGTAAGAGATTTTAGTGGTATCAAAGCTACTGGTTTTGATGGAAGAGGTAATTACAACCTTGGAGTTTTAGAGCAAATCATTTTCCCAGAAATTGATATTGATAAAGTAAACAAAATTTCAGGAATGGATATTACTTTTGTTACAACTGCTCAAACAGACAAAGAAGCAAAGTCATTATTGGCTGAATTAGGTTTACCTTTTAAAAAGAATTAA
- the rplX gene encoding 50S ribosomal protein L24, giving the protein MIKLKIKSGDIVRVIAGDHKGSEGKVLRVYREKNKAIVEGVNMVSKHTKPSAKNPQGGIVKKEASIQISNISLIDPKTKEATRVGIRVEGDKKVRFSKKSNQVL; this is encoded by the coding sequence ATGATAAAGCTAAAAATAAAATCAGGAGATATCGTAAGAGTAATTGCTGGAGACCATAAAGGTTCAGAAGGTAAAGTTTTACGTGTTTACCGTGAGAAAAATAAAGCGATAGTTGAAGGTGTAAACATGGTTTCGAAACATACAAAACCAAGTGCTAAAAACCCTCAAGGTGGTATCGTTAAGAAAGAAGCTTCTATACAAATATCTAACATTTCACTAATTGATCCTAAAACTAAGGAAGCAACTAGAGTTGGTATTAGAGTAGAAGGAGATAAGAAAGTAAGATTTTCAAAAAAATCTAATCAAGTACTATAG
- the rplN gene encoding 50S ribosomal protein L14, translating to MVQQESRLKVADNTGAKEVLTIRVLGGTKRRYASVGDKIVVSIKDATPNGNVKKGAVSTAVVVRTKKEVRRADGSYIRFDDNACVLLNAAGEMRGTRVFGPVARELREKQFMKIVSLAPEVL from the coding sequence ATGGTACAACAAGAATCAAGACTAAAAGTAGCAGATAACACGGGAGCAAAAGAAGTTTTAACTATCCGTGTTTTAGGAGGTACCAAAAGAAGGTATGCCTCTGTTGGTGACAAGATTGTAGTTTCTATCAAAGATGCAACTCCTAACGGAAACGTTAAAAAAGGAGCTGTTTCAACTGCAGTTGTTGTACGTACCAAAAAAGAAGTGAGAAGAGCTGATGGTTCTTATATCCGTTTCGATGATAATGCATGTGTTCTATTGAACGCTGCAGGGGAAATGAGAGGAACTCGTGTTTTTGGTCCGGTAGCAAGAGAACTTCGTGAAAAACAATTCATGAAAATTGTATCATTAGCACCAGAAGTGCTTTAA
- the rpsQ gene encoding 30S ribosomal protein S17, with translation MEEKRNLRKERIGVVTSNKMDKSIVIAEVRKVKHPLYGKFVLKTKKYVAHDETNDCNIGDTVRISETRPLSKSKCWRLVEILERAK, from the coding sequence ATGGAAGAAAAAAGAAATTTAAGAAAAGAAAGAATTGGTGTTGTTACTTCAAATAAAATGGACAAGTCTATTGTTATTGCTGAAGTAAGAAAAGTAAAACACCCATTATACGGTAAGTTCGTGTTGAAAACAAAGAAATACGTTGCACACGACGAAACAAACGACTGTAACATTGGAGATACTGTAAGAATTAGCGAAACGCGTCCTTTAAGTAAATCAAAATGTTGGAGATTAGTTGAAATCTTAGAAAGAGCTAAATAA
- the rpmC gene encoding 50S ribosomal protein L29, which translates to MKQSEIKDLSAAELQEKLSQTKKIYADLKMAHAISPIENPLQIRSVRRTVARLATELTKRELQ; encoded by the coding sequence ATGAAACAATCAGAAATAAAAGATCTTTCTGCAGCGGAGTTGCAAGAAAAACTTAGTCAAACTAAGAAGATATATGCTGACCTAAAAATGGCCCACGCTATTTCTCCAATTGAGAACCCACTTCAAATTAGAAGTGTAAGAAGAACAGTTGCAAGATTGGCTACAGAGTTAACTAAAAGAGAGTTACAATAA
- the rplP gene encoding 50S ribosomal protein L16, whose amino-acid sequence MLQPKRTKYRKVQKGKMKGNSQRGFELSNGMFGIKSVHEDGMFLTSRQIEAARIAATRFMKREGQLWIKIFPDKPITKKPLEVRMGKGKGAVEYWAAVVKPGRIMFEVGGVPLSVAKEALRLAAQKLPVKTKFVVARDFEA is encoded by the coding sequence ATGTTACAGCCTAAAAGAACAAAATACCGTAAGGTACAAAAAGGTAAAATGAAAGGAAATTCTCAAAGAGGATTTGAACTTTCTAATGGAATGTTTGGTATTAAATCTGTACATGAAGATGGAATGTTCTTAACTTCTCGTCAAATCGAAGCTGCGCGTATTGCTGCAACTCGTTTCATGAAAAGAGAAGGACAATTATGGATCAAAATATTTCCAGACAAACCAATCACTAAGAAACCTCTTGAAGTACGTATGGGTAAAGGTAAAGGTGCAGTAGAATATTGGGCTGCAGTTGTTAAACCCGGAAGAATAATGTTTGAAGTTGGAGGAGTTCCATTGTCAGTTGCAAAAGAGGCTTTACGTCTTGCAGCGCAAAAACTTCCAGTAAAAACTAAGTTCGTTGTTGCTAGAGATTTCGAAGCATAA
- the rpsC gene encoding 30S ribosomal protein S3, with amino-acid sequence MGQKTNPIGNRLGIIRGWDSNWYGGNDYGDKLAEDHKIRKYIHARLSKASVSKVIIERTLKLVTVTITTARPGIIIGKGGQEVDKLKEELKKITDKEVQINIFEIKRPELDAYLVATSIARQIESRISYRRAIKMAIAASMRMNAEGIKVLISGRLNGAEMARSEGFKEGRIPLSTFRADIDYALAEAHTTYGRMGIKVWIMKGEVYGKRDLSPLAGMDKKQAGGGKGGDAPRGKSNFNKGSKPDARKRK; translated from the coding sequence ATGGGACAAAAGACAAATCCAATTGGAAATAGACTTGGTATCATCAGAGGGTGGGACTCAAACTGGTATGGTGGAAATGATTACGGTGATAAACTTGCCGAAGATCACAAAATCAGAAAGTATATCCACGCTCGTTTATCAAAAGCTAGTGTATCAAAAGTAATCATCGAGAGAACTTTGAAACTTGTAACCGTTACTATCACTACTGCTAGACCTGGTATTATTATCGGAAAAGGTGGTCAAGAGGTAGACAAGTTAAAAGAAGAACTTAAGAAAATTACAGACAAAGAGGTTCAAATTAACATCTTTGAAATTAAAAGACCTGAATTAGATGCTTATCTTGTGGCGACAAGCATCGCACGTCAAATTGAAAGTCGTATTTCTTACAGACGTGCAATCAAAATGGCTATTGCTGCTTCTATGCGTATGAACGCTGAAGGTATCAAAGTTTTGATTTCAGGACGTTTGAATGGAGCTGAAATGGCACGTTCAGAAGGTTTCAAAGAAGGTAGAATTCCTCTATCAACTTTCAGAGCTGATATTGATTATGCACTTGCAGAAGCTCACACTACTTACGGTAGAATGGGGATCAAAGTGTGGATCATGAAAGGTGAAGTTTATGGAAAGAGAGATCTTTCTCCACTTGCTGGAATGGATAAAAAACAAGCTGGTGGTGGAAAAGGTGGAGATGCTCCTCGTGGCAAATCTAACTTTAATAAAGGTTCAAAACCAGACGCTCGTAAAAGAAAGTAA
- the rplV gene encoding 50S ribosomal protein L22 produces MGVRKRETADARKEANKSIAFAKLNNCPTSPRKMRLVADLVRGQKVERALNILRFSSKEASRKLEKLLLSAINNWEQKNSEGNLEEAGLFVKEIRVDGGMMLKRLRPAPQGRAHRIRKRSNHVTIVLGAINNTQSNS; encoded by the coding sequence ATGGGAGTTCGTAAAAGAGAAACAGCAGATGCGAGAAAAGAGGCTAATAAGTCTATTGCTTTCGCAAAATTGAATAACTGCCCTACTTCACCTAGAAAAATGCGCTTAGTAGCGGACTTGGTAAGAGGTCAGAAGGTAGAAAGAGCACTTAACATTTTAAGATTTAGTTCTAAAGAAGCTTCAAGAAAATTAGAGAAACTATTATTATCTGCAATCAATAACTGGGAGCAAAAAAATAGTGAAGGTAATTTAGAAGAAGCTGGATTATTTGTTAAGGAGATCAGAGTAGATGGTGGAATGATGTTAAAAAGACTTCGTCCAGCTCCACAAGGTCGTGCACACAGAATAAGAAAACGTTCTAATCACGTTACAATCGTGCTTGGAGCTATCAATAACACACAAAGCAATTCTTAA
- the rpsS gene encoding 30S ribosomal protein S19, whose translation MARSLKKGPFVHYKLDKKVQENVESGKNAVVKTWSRASMITPDFVGQTIAVHNGRQFVPVYVTENMVGHKLGEFSPTRSFRGHAGAKNKGKK comes from the coding sequence ATGGCACGTTCATTAAAAAAAGGACCTTTCGTTCATTATAAGTTAGACAAGAAAGTTCAAGAAAACGTAGAAAGTGGTAAAAATGCAGTTGTTAAGACTTGGTCTAGAGCTTCTATGATTACTCCAGATTTCGTTGGACAAACTATCGCAGTTCATAACGGTCGTCAATTTGTACCAGTTTACGTAACAGAAAACATGGTAGGTCACAAATTAGGAGAATTTTCACCAACTAGATCTTTTAGAGGTCATGCTGGAGCAAAAAATAAAGGTAAAAAATAA
- the rplB gene encoding 50S ribosomal protein L2 — translation MSVRKLKPITPGQRFRVVNGYDAITTDKPERSLIAPIKNSGGRNSQGKMTMRYTGGGHKQRYRIIDFKRTKEGIPATVKSIEYDPNRTAFIALLAYADGEKTYVIAQNGLKVGQKLVSGPESQPEIGNTLPLSRIPLGTVISCIELRPGQGAVIARSAGTFAQLMARDGKYATIKMPSGETRLILLTCAATIGAVSNSDHQLVVSGKAGRTRWLGRRPRTRPVAMNPVDHPMGGGEGRSSGGHPRSRNGIPAKGYRTRSKKNPSNKYIVERRKK, via the coding sequence ATGTCAGTAAGAAAATTAAAACCTATTACCCCAGGTCAGCGATTTAGAGTTGTGAATGGTTATGACGCCATTACAACTGATAAGCCGGAACGCTCTTTGATAGCGCCGATAAAAAACTCTGGAGGTAGAAATAGTCAAGGAAAGATGACCATGCGTTATACGGGTGGTGGTCACAAGCAGAGATATCGTATTATTGATTTCAAACGTACAAAAGAAGGAATTCCTGCTACAGTGAAATCGATCGAATATGATCCAAATCGTACTGCATTTATCGCTTTATTAGCTTATGCTGATGGAGAGAAAACGTATGTAATTGCTCAAAACGGATTGAAAGTTGGTCAGAAATTAGTTTCTGGTCCAGAATCTCAACCTGAAATTGGAAATACATTGCCTTTAAGTAGAATTCCTTTAGGAACTGTTATTTCTTGTATCGAATTGAGACCAGGTCAAGGAGCAGTAATTGCTCGTTCAGCTGGAACATTTGCTCAATTGATGGCGAGAGATGGAAAATATGCTACAATTAAAATGCCATCTGGTGAAACAAGATTGATCTTGTTAACTTGTGCAGCTACAATTGGAGCGGTATCTAATTCAGACCACCAATTAGTTGTATCTGGTAAAGCAGGTAGAACAAGATGGTTAGGAAGAAGACCTAGAACAAGACCTGTTGCAATGAACCCTGTTGATCACCCAATGGGTGGTGGAGAAGGACGTTCTTCTGGTGGACATCCACGTTCAAGAAATGGAATACCAGCTAAAGGTTATAGAACTCGTTCTAAGAAAAACCCGAGTAACAAGTATATCGTAGAACGTAGAAAGAAATAA
- the rplW gene encoding 50S ribosomal protein L23: MSIIIRPIVTEKVTKESEVLNRFGFVVDKKANKVQIKKAVEATYGVTILSVNTMNVRPDRTTKYTKSGLISGKTNAIKKAIVQVQEGETIDFYNNI; the protein is encoded by the coding sequence ATGAGCATCATAATTAGACCTATAGTAACTGAAAAAGTAACCAAGGAAAGTGAAGTTTTGAATCGCTTCGGTTTTGTTGTTGACAAAAAAGCAAATAAAGTTCAGATTAAGAAAGCTGTTGAAGCTACTTATGGAGTAACTATTTTGAGTGTTAACACAATGAATGTAAGACCGGATAGAACTACAAAATACACAAAAAGTGGTTTGATCAGCGGAAAGACAAATGCAATCAAAAAAGCAATTGTTCAAGTACAAGAAGGAGAAACAATTGATTTTTACAACAATATCTAA
- the rplD gene encoding 50S ribosomal protein L4: MEVKVLDFNGKDTGRKVQLSDSVFAIEPNNHAVYLDVKQYLANQRQGTHKAKERAEVAGSTRKIKKQKGTGTARAGSIKNPLFKGGGTVFGPRPRSYSFKLNKNLKRLARKSAFSIKAKEASIVVLEDFNFETPNTKNFINVLKALGLENKKSLFVLGESNKNVYLSSRNLKASNVVSSYELSTYAILNANNLVLLESSLEVIEENLSK; this comes from the coding sequence ATGGAAGTAAAAGTATTAGATTTCAACGGAAAAGATACTGGAAGAAAAGTTCAACTTTCTGATTCAGTATTCGCAATTGAACCAAATAATCACGCTGTATATCTTGATGTTAAACAATATTTAGCAAATCAAAGACAAGGTACTCACAAGGCTAAAGAAAGAGCTGAAGTAGCGGGAAGTACGCGTAAGATTAAAAAGCAAAAAGGAACAGGTACTGCTCGTGCGGGTAGTATTAAAAACCCTTTGTTTAAAGGTGGTGGAACAGTTTTTGGACCAAGACCAAGAAGTTATTCATTTAAATTGAATAAAAACTTGAAGAGATTGGCTAGAAAATCAGCTTTCTCTATTAAAGCAAAAGAAGCAAGTATTGTTGTTTTGGAAGACTTTAATTTTGAAACACCAAACACTAAAAATTTCATTAACGTTTTGAAAGCTTTAGGGTTAGAAAATAAAAAATCTCTATTTGTGTTGGGAGAGTCAAATAAAAATGTATATTTGTCGTCACGCAATTTGAAAGCTTCTAATGTTGTAAGTAGTTATGAATTAAGCACTTACGCTATTCTAAATGCTAATAATTTAGTGTTATTGGAGAGCTCTTTAGAGGTAATTGAAGAAAATTTAAGCAAATAA
- the rplC gene encoding 50S ribosomal protein L3 — MSGLIGRKIGMTSIFDENGKNIPCTVIEAGPCVVTQVRTKGVDGYEALQLGFDDKNEKHSTKAALGHFKKAGTVAKKKVVEFQDFATEQKLGDLIDVSIFSEGEFVDVQGVSKGKGFQGVVKRHGFGGVGQATHGQHNRLRAPGSVGASSYPSRVFKGMRMAGRMGGDNVKVQNLRVLKVVAEKNLLVIKGCVPGHNNSYVIIQK; from the coding sequence ATGTCTGGGTTAATTGGTAGAAAAATCGGCATGACTAGTATTTTTGATGAAAACGGGAAAAATATTCCTTGTACAGTAATCGAGGCTGGTCCATGCGTTGTTACCCAAGTCAGAACCAAAGGTGTTGACGGGTACGAAGCGTTGCAACTTGGTTTCGATGACAAAAACGAGAAACATTCCACAAAAGCGGCTTTAGGTCACTTTAAAAAAGCGGGAACTGTAGCTAAGAAAAAAGTCGTTGAATTCCAAGATTTCGCAACAGAGCAAAAATTAGGAGATCTTATTGATGTTTCTATTTTTTCTGAAGGAGAATTTGTAGATGTACAAGGTGTGTCTAAAGGTAAAGGTTTTCAAGGGGTTGTAAAACGTCACGGTTTTGGTGGTGTTGGTCAAGCAACTCACGGTCAACACAACCGTTTAAGAGCGCCAGGTTCTGTGGGAGCTTCTTCTTATCCATCTAGAGTATTCAAAGGAATGCGTATGGCTGGAAGAATGGGAGGAGACAATGTAAAAGTTCAAAACCTTAGAGTTTTAAAAGTAGTTGCTGAAAAGAACTTACTAGTTATTAAAGGATGTGTTCCTGGTCATAACAACTCTTATGTAATCATTCAGAAGTAA
- the rpsJ gene encoding 30S ribosomal protein S10, which produces MSQKIRIKLKSYDHMLVDKSAEKIVKTVKSTGAVVTGPIPLPTHKKLFTVLRSPHVNKKAREQFEVMSYKRLIDIYSSSSKTIDALMKLELPSGVEVEIKV; this is translated from the coding sequence ATGAGTCAAAAAATCAGAATAAAACTAAAATCTTACGATCACATGTTGGTGGATAAATCTGCTGAAAAGATTGTAAAAACAGTTAAGAGTACCGGTGCTGTTGTAACAGGTCCAATTCCGTTGCCAACACATAAAAAACTTTTCACTGTACTACGTTCTCCGCACGTTAACAAAAAAGCGAGAGAGCAATTTGAAGTAATGTCATATAAGAGATTAATTGATATTTATTCATCTTCATCTAAAACTATTGATGCTTTAATGAAACTTGAATTACCAAGTGGAGTAGAAGTTGAGATCAAAGTTTAA
- the fusA gene encoding elongation factor G — protein sequence MARDLKYTRNIGIAAHIDAGKTTTTERILFYTGKTHKIGEVHNGASTMDWMEQEAERGITITSAATTCEWSFPTEQGKALPESKPYHFNIIDTPGHVDFTVEVNRSLRVLDGLVFLFSAVDGVEPQSETNWRLADQYRVPRMGFVNKMDRQGSNFLNVCQQVRDMLKSNAVAITLPIGEENDFKGVVDLVKNQAIIWHDETQGATFDIVPIPEDMLAEVKEFRSILIEAVADYDENLLDKYMEDENSITEEEINNALRAATIDMAIIPMLAGSSFKNKGVQFMLDAVCKYLPSPMDKEGIEGIHPDDAELLEEDQKKIIRRPDVKEPFAALAFKIATDPYVGRLAFFRAYSGRLDAGSYILNTRSGNKERISRIYQMHANKQNPIEYIEAGDIGAAVGFKDIKTGDTMCDEKHPIILESMKFPAPVIGIAIEPKTKADVDKMGMALAKLAEEDPTFTVRTDEASGQTIISGMGELHLDILIDRMKREFKVEVNQGEPQVEYKEAFTKTATHRETYKKQSGGRGKFGDIVFTLGPADEVDGKVPVGLQFINAVKGGNVPKEYIPSVEKGFREAMKTGPLAGYQVDSLKVTLTDGSFHPVDSDALSFELAARMGYREVAKAAGAIILEPIMKMEVITPEENMGDIVGDINRRRGQVNDMGDRNGAKTIKADVPLSEMFGYVTTLRTLSSGRATSTMEFSHYAETPSNISEAVIKKAKGNA from the coding sequence ATGGCTAGAGATTTAAAATATACAAGAAATATAGGGATTGCTGCGCATATTGATGCTGGTAAAACAACAACTACAGAGCGTATCCTTTTTTATACAGGGAAAACACATAAAATTGGTGAGGTGCATAATGGTGCTTCAACAATGGACTGGATGGAGCAAGAAGCGGAAAGAGGTATTACAATTACTTCTGCAGCTACAACTTGTGAGTGGAGTTTTCCAACAGAGCAAGGTAAGGCTTTGCCAGAATCAAAACCATATCATTTTAATATTATTGATACTCCAGGACACGTTGATTTTACTGTAGAGGTAAATCGTTCTTTACGTGTACTTGATGGGTTGGTTTTCTTGTTTAGTGCTGTTGATGGTGTTGAGCCTCAATCAGAAACTAACTGGAGACTTGCTGATCAATATAGAGTTCCTCGTATGGGATTTGTTAATAAAATGGATAGACAAGGTTCTAACTTTTTGAATGTATGTCAGCAAGTTAGAGATATGTTGAAATCTAATGCAGTTGCAATCACTTTGCCAATCGGTGAAGAGAATGATTTCAAAGGTGTGGTTGATTTGGTTAAGAATCAAGCTATTATTTGGCATGATGAAACTCAAGGAGCTACTTTTGATATCGTGCCTATCCCTGAGGATATGCTTGCAGAGGTAAAAGAATTTAGATCTATACTTATTGAGGCGGTTGCTGACTATGATGAGAATCTTCTTGATAAGTACATGGAAGATGAGAATTCTATTACTGAAGAAGAGATTAATAATGCTTTAAGAGCTGCTACTATAGATATGGCAATCATTCCGATGCTTGCTGGTTCTTCTTTTAAAAATAAAGGAGTTCAGTTTATGTTAGATGCTGTTTGTAAGTATTTGCCGTCTCCTATGGATAAAGAAGGTATTGAGGGTATTCATCCTGATGATGCTGAATTGTTAGAGGAAGATCAAAAGAAGATTATCCGTCGTCCTGATGTAAAGGAGCCATTCGCTGCTTTAGCATTTAAAATTGCTACTGATCCTTATGTTGGTCGTTTAGCTTTTTTCCGTGCTTATTCAGGTCGTTTAGATGCGGGTTCATATATTTTGAATACTCGTTCTGGAAATAAAGAAAGAATTTCTCGTATCTACCAAATGCATGCTAATAAGCAAAATCCTATCGAGTATATCGAGGCTGGAGATATTGGTGCGGCAGTTGGGTTTAAAGATATTAAGACTGGAGATACAATGTGTGATGAAAAACACCCAATTATTCTTGAGTCAATGAAATTCCCTGCTCCAGTAATTGGTATTGCAATTGAGCCTAAAACTAAAGCTGATGTGGATAAAATGGGTATGGCTTTAGCTAAATTAGCTGAGGAAGATCCAACTTTTACAGTTAGAACAGATGAGGCTTCAGGGCAAACAATTATATCAGGTATGGGTGAGCTTCACTTGGATATCTTGATTGATCGTATGAAACGTGAGTTTAAAGTTGAAGTGAACCAAGGTGAGCCTCAAGTTGAATATAAAGAAGCGTTTACTAAAACTGCTACGCATAGAGAAACATATAAGAAACAATCAGGAGGTCGTGGTAAATTCGGAGATATCGTATTTACACTTGGGCCAGCTGATGAAGTTGATGGTAAAGTTCCTGTAGGATTACAGTTTATTAATGCTGTAAAAGGTGGTAACGTTCCTAAGGAATATATTCCATCTGTAGAAAAAGGTTTCCGTGAAGCTATGAAAACTGGTCCTTTAGCAGGATACCAAGTAGATAGTTTAAAAGTGACTTTAACTGATGGATCTTTCCACCCTGTCGATTCAGATGCGCTTTCTTTTGAGCTTGCAGCTAGAATGGGGTATAGAGAAGTAGCTAAAGCTGCGGGAGCAATCATTCTTGAGCCAATCATGAAAATGGAGGTTATTACACCGGAAGAAAACATGGGAGATATCGTAGGTGATATTAACCGTCGTAGAGGTCAGGTTAATGACATGGGTGATAGAAATGGTGCTAAAACTATCAAGGCTGATGTGCCTTTGTCAGAGATGTTTGGATATGTAACAACATTAAGAACGCTTTCATCTGGTAGAGCAACATCTACAATGGAATTTTCACACTACGCTGAAACGCCTTCTAATATTTCAGAAGCAGTTATCAAAAAAGCAAAAGGAAACGCTTAA
- the rpsG gene encoding 30S ribosomal protein S7, with amino-acid sequence MRKRAAKKRPLLPDPRFNDQLVTRFVNNLMWDGKKSTAFKVFYDAIDIIESKKQDSEKSSLEIWKDALTNVMPHVEVRSRRVGGATFQIPMQIRPDRKISMAMKWLILYSRRRNEKSMAQRLASECLAAAKEEGAAVKKRMDTHKMAEANKAFSHFRF; translated from the coding sequence ATGAGAAAAAGAGCGGCAAAGAAAAGACCACTTTTACCAGATCCGAGGTTTAATGACCAGTTGGTAACGCGTTTTGTGAATAACTTAATGTGGGACGGTAAGAAATCTACAGCTTTTAAAGTATTTTATGATGCAATTGACATCATTGAATCTAAAAAGCAAGATTCAGAAAAATCATCATTAGAAATCTGGAAAGATGCTTTAACTAATGTTATGCCTCACGTAGAAGTACGTAGTCGTAGAGTTGGTGGAGCTACATTCCAAATTCCAATGCAAATCAGACCAGATCGTAAGATTTCTATGGCAATGAAGTGGTTGATACTTTATTCTAGAAGAAGAAATGAAAAATCTATGGCTCAAAGGTTAGCTTCAGAATGTTTAGCTGCGGCTAAAGAAGAAGGGGCGGCTGTTAAGAAGAGAATGGACACTCATAAGATGGCTGAAGCTAATAAAGCATTCTCTCACTTTAGATTTTAA
- the rpsL gene encoding 30S ribosomal protein S12 translates to MPTIQQLVRTGRTQMTKKSKSVALDSCPQRRGVCTRVYTTTPKKPNSAMRKVARVRLTNGNEVNAYIPGEGHNLQEHSIVLVRGGRVKDLPGVRYHIVRGALDTSGVAGRTQRRSKYGAKRPKEAKK, encoded by the coding sequence ATGCCAACAATTCAACAATTAGTAAGAACAGGAAGAACTCAGATGACTAAGAAGAGTAAATCGGTTGCTTTAGATTCTTGTCCTCAAAGAAGAGGGGTTTGTACGCGTGTTTACACTACTACACCAAAAAAACCAAACTCTGCAATGCGTAAAGTAGCGCGTGTACGTTTGACAAATGGTAATGAAGTAAATGCTTACATCCCTGGAGAAGGACACAATTTACAAGAGCACTCGATAGTATTAGTTAGAGGCGGAAGGGTAAAAGATTTACCAGGTGTTAGATATCATATCGTTCGTGGAGCGCTTGACACGTCAGGAGTTGCAGGAAGAACGCAAAGAAGATCTAAGTACGGTGCTAAACGCCCAAAAGAAGCAAAAAAGTAA